In Chitinophagaceae bacterium, the following are encoded in one genomic region:
- a CDS encoding lipoprotein signal peptidase codes for MNYLKYYLVSFAVIIVDQAIKLYVHFFIPLGSAGEISVIGDFLKIHYLTNPGMAFGMKFDLVYGKFILSFIRLGAMFVISYYLYLFIKNKFTPLFLYSCSLILGGAIGNLIDSIFYGVLLHNAPYDSITPWFHGQVIDMIYFDIWEGYVPEWIPYFGENYLSLWPVFNIADASIFTGVCIILLFQNTFFKNKSFFKDVQKDKTNEL; via the coding sequence GTGAATTATCTTAAATATTATTTAGTTTCCTTTGCTGTGATTATTGTTGACCAAGCTATAAAATTATACGTGCATTTTTTTATTCCTCTCGGTAGTGCGGGTGAAATATCTGTGATAGGGGATTTTTTGAAAATACATTATTTGACAAATCCTGGAATGGCATTTGGAATGAAGTTTGACTTGGTATATGGCAAGTTTATCCTTTCCTTTATTAGATTGGGAGCAATGTTTGTTATTTCGTATTATCTCTATCTCTTTATAAAAAATAAGTTTACTCCTCTGTTTTTGTATTCCTGTTCGCTCATATTGGGAGGTGCTATCGGAAACCTTATAGATTCTATTTTTTATGGTGTATTGTTGCACAATGCTCCTTATGATTCCATTACTCCTTGGTTTCATGGACAGGTAATAGATATGATTTATTTTGATATATGGGAAGGGTATGTTCCCGAATGGATCCCTTATTTTGGAGAAAATTATCTTTCCCTTTGGCCCGTGTTTAATATCGCCGATGCGTCTATCTTTACAGGGGTTTGTATCATCCTTTTGTTTCAAAATACTTTTTTCAAAAACAAATCTTTTTTTAAAGACGTTCAGAAAGATAAAACAAATGAACTATAA